A window of the Bacteroides thetaiotaomicron VPI-5482 genome harbors these coding sequences:
- a CDS encoding restriction endonuclease subunit S, which yields MISQHSVCSSFNDTNTFFLIADITVLQSLIKGIDEVVFQSCSKHCKLKEFDNQITAGRDKVEEGCFPLYGSTGVIGTTATPSYHEPLVLVARVGSIGCVQFVNIPCGVSDNTIVIRCGSKAKYVYYYLQNYNFERITSGTTQPLITAKDVKHIDIPIIDSANDLKAINTLDTLNMKLELESNLYNTILKQKAFLLQQMFI from the coding sequence TTGATTTCACAACATTCTGTATGTTCTTCTTTTAATGATACAAACACCTTTTTTCTAATTGCGGACATTACCGTACTGCAGTCCTTAATTAAAGGGATAGACGAAGTTGTTTTTCAATCCTGTAGCAAACATTGTAAACTCAAAGAGTTTGACAATCAAATTACTGCAGGACGGGACAAAGTAGAAGAAGGATGCTTTCCTTTATATGGTTCAACAGGTGTAATTGGAACAACAGCAACACCTAGTTATCATGAGCCATTAGTATTAGTTGCTCGTGTTGGTTCTATCGGTTGTGTTCAGTTTGTTAATATTCCATGTGGAGTAAGTGATAATACCATAGTTATACGATGTGGTAGTAAAGCAAAATATGTTTATTATTATCTTCAAAATTATAATTTCGAGCGTATAACATCAGGAACGACTCAACCTTTAATAACAGCCAAAGATGTCAAACATATTGATATACCTATTATTGATTCAGCCAATGACTTAAAAGCTATCAATACGCTTGATACACTCAATATGAAACTTGAATTAGAATCAAACTTGTATAATACTATTCTCAAACAGAAGGCGTTTTTACTCCAACAGATGTTTATATAA
- a CDS encoding restriction endonuclease subunit S: MAIDNKDKKVLKSSIEREQNELACSAEREKIKGSKNLNVPHLRFPEFSGEWNKYTINDLATVVGGGTPDTTVKSYWGGDIQWFTPSEIGKNKYVDFSKRTITRDGLDNSSAKLLPLHTILLSSRATVGECSIASNECTTNQGFQSLIAKQCNIDFLYYLIQTKKKDLIRNACGSTFLEISANEIRKIKVAVPVQNEQEQIAKLLSLIDERIATQNKIIDKLKSLIKGLPHKMAEIGLQKGCWEKVLLSTVLVERKELNSELYTVHSVSVSEGVINQIEYLGRSFAAKDTSNYHVARYGDIIYTKSPTGDFPYGIVKQSYIEQPVAISPLYGVYSPTSFETGVYLHYYFMSSVLAKNYLYPLIQKGAKNTINISNQRFLENRIALPLKQTDRHNIARALITIQKKLDIEKCAMDSLTKQRSYLLQQLFI; the protein is encoded by the coding sequence ATGGCAATAGATAATAAAGATAAAAAAGTCCTCAAATCTTCGATCGAGCGAGAGCAGAACGAGCTTGCTTGCTCTGCCGAGCGTGAGAAGATAAAAGGTTCAAAGAACCTTAATGTTCCCCATTTGAGATTCCCGGAGTTTAGTGGAGAGTGGAACAAGTACACCATAAATGATTTAGCAACAGTGGTTGGAGGTGGCACACCTGATACTACAGTGAAATCATATTGGGGTGGAGATATACAATGGTTTACTCCAAGTGAAATCGGTAAAAATAAATATGTAGACTTTAGCAAAAGAACTATTACAAGAGATGGTTTAGATAATTCAAGTGCAAAGCTATTACCATTACACACTATATTATTAAGTTCTCGTGCCACGGTAGGAGAATGTTCTATTGCATCAAATGAATGTACTACAAATCAAGGTTTTCAATCTCTTATTGCGAAACAATGTAATATTGATTTTCTATACTACTTGATTCAAACTAAGAAAAAAGATTTGATTAGAAATGCTTGTGGATCAACATTCTTAGAAATCTCAGCAAATGAAATTCGCAAGATTAAAGTTGCTGTTCCTGTACAAAACGAACAGGAACAAATTGCGAAGCTCTTATCTCTCATTGACGAACGAATAGCAACCCAAAACAAAATCATTGACAAACTGAAATCCTTAATTAAAGGGCTTCCACATAAGATGGCTGAGATAGGCTTGCAAAAAGGATGTTGGGAAAAGGTACTATTATCAACCGTTTTAGTTGAGCGTAAAGAGCTGAACTCAGAATTATACACTGTACATTCGGTGTCTGTTTCCGAAGGCGTTATCAATCAAATCGAATATCTTGGTCGTTCGTTTGCAGCCAAAGACACTTCTAATTACCATGTAGCGAGATATGGAGACATTATATACACGAAATCACCGACTGGAGATTTTCCGTATGGAATAGTCAAGCAGAGTTATATTGAACAACCTGTTGCTATATCTCCATTATATGGTGTGTACTCTCCAACTTCATTTGAAACAGGAGTATATCTGCATTACTATTTTATGTCTTCTGTATTAGCCAAGAACTATCTATATCCGTTGATTCAGAAAGGTGCTAAAAATACAATCAACATTAGCAATCAACGCTTTTTGGAGAACAGAATAGCATTACCTCTAAAGCAGACGGACAGACATAATATAGCAAGAGCTCTTATAACCATTCAAAAGAAACTGGATATAGAAAAATGCGCCATGGATTCATTGACTAAACAACGAAGTTATCTACTCCAACAGTTGTTTATATAA
- a CDS encoding restriction endonuclease subunit S, with the protein MSDVPHLRFPEFSGEWEEHTLSEYLEFKNGLNPDAKRIGSGLPFISVMDILSEGVINYDNIRGKVNATEKEIECFGVKDGDLLFQRSSETLEDVGRANVYMDNRTAIYGGFVIRGRKIGNYDPLFFKYLLATPLARKRTCRMGAGAQHFNIGQEGLSKISLYFPSIEEQRKIAEFLSLIDERIATQNKIIEDLKKLKSAISLNVLHSDKWEQFKIKDIAQIGRGRVISSIEIGQQKSPTYPVYSSQTSNDGIMGYLDDYMFEGEYISWTTDGANAGTVFYRNGKFNCTNVCGLLKLRKEFDTHFVSLVLAEATKKYVSINLANPKLMNNTMGNIQIRLPKLEEQKRISIVFRVLQRLWTVHNSLLTEYTKQEQYLLSQMFI; encoded by the coding sequence TTCCGGAGTTTAGTGGAGAGTGGGAAGAGCATACGCTTTCTGAATATTTGGAGTTCAAGAATGGTCTTAATCCAGACGCTAAACGTATTGGAAGTGGACTACCATTCATTTCGGTGATGGATATTCTTTCAGAAGGAGTTATCAATTATGACAATATTCGTGGCAAGGTCAATGCTACTGAAAAAGAAATAGAATGTTTCGGAGTGAAAGACGGAGATTTGCTATTCCAACGTAGCTCAGAAACATTGGAGGATGTTGGACGAGCTAATGTGTACATGGATAATCGTACCGCCATTTATGGAGGCTTTGTTATTCGTGGTCGTAAAATCGGCAATTATGATCCTTTGTTCTTTAAGTATTTGCTTGCTACGCCATTAGCGCGCAAAAGAACTTGCAGAATGGGAGCAGGAGCACAACATTTCAATATTGGGCAGGAAGGATTATCCAAAATATCATTATATTTTCCATCAATTGAGGAACAGAGAAAAATAGCTGAATTTCTATCTCTCATTGACGAACGAATAGCAACCCAAAACAAAATCATTGAGGATTTGAAAAAACTAAAGTCCGCAATTAGTTTGAATGTACTTCATTCCGATAAATGGGAACAGTTCAAAATCAAAGATATCGCCCAAATAGGGCGTGGTAGAGTTATTAGTTCCATAGAAATTGGCCAGCAAAAGAGCCCTACATATCCAGTATATTCCTCTCAAACATCAAATGATGGTATTATGGGCTACCTTGACGATTATATGTTTGAAGGTGAATACATCAGTTGGACCACTGACGGTGCAAATGCAGGAACTGTATTTTATCGTAATGGAAAATTTAATTGCACAAATGTTTGTGGTTTATTAAAACTTAGAAAAGAGTTTGATACTCATTTTGTTTCTTTGGTTTTGGCGGAAGCGACAAAGAAATATGTCTCAATAAACTTAGCTAACCCAAAACTTATGAACAATACAATGGGTAACATTCAAATACGTCTGCCCAAATTAGAAGAGCAAAAAAGAATATCCATCGTTTTCAGAGTGTTACAAAGGCTATGGACTGTACATAATAGTTTGCTTACTGAGTATACAAAGCAGGAACAATATTTGCTCTCACAGATGTTCATATAA
- a CDS encoding restriction endonuclease subunit S: MFVSLKEEHTECCEINQLLTYEQPTAYIVTNDEYSTDTTLIPVLTANKGFVLGYTDEDFGIYQKGECIIFDDFTMDAKYVSFPFKVKSSAIKMLTAKPNVNLRFMFEYLSYLELKSEEHKRHYISEIASLVVELPSKEMQNKIASLMTSLDNKLALEENTSVRYEDEKQYLLSQMFI, translated from the coding sequence GTGTTTGTATCATTAAAAGAAGAACATACAGAATGTTGTGAAATCAATCAACTTCTTACTTATGAACAACCTACAGCATATATTGTTACCAATGATGAATACTCCACAGATACGACCTTAATTCCGGTTTTAACTGCAAATAAAGGTTTTGTTTTGGGTTATACAGACGAGGATTTTGGTATATATCAAAAGGGTGAATGCATAATCTTTGATGATTTTACAATGGATGCAAAGTATGTATCATTCCCTTTTAAAGTAAAATCGTCAGCAATAAAGATGCTTACAGCAAAACCTAATGTAAATCTTCGGTTTATGTTTGAATATCTATCATATTTAGAACTAAAATCCGAAGAACACAAAAGACATTATATTTCAGAAATAGCGTCACTTGTGGTTGAATTGCCTTCAAAAGAAATGCAAAATAAAATAGCCTCTCTAATGACTTCATTAGATAATAAGTTAGCTCTTGAAGAAAATACCTCGGTAAGATATGAGGATGAAAAACAGTACCTGCTCTCGCAAATGTTTATATGA